The Babylonia areolata isolate BAREFJ2019XMU chromosome 24, ASM4173473v1, whole genome shotgun sequence genomic interval tTGGCTCTGAACACCTGATCAGTGTTGGAATTATGTGGTAAGGTATCtgatttttggttttttgttcatGCACATGTAATATagtatatatggatctgtccgcccGTCACCTCCTTGCAACTGACCTGATAAATGAGATACAACAGAAACATTGGGAAAACAAAGCTTATTCGGTAACATCTGATTTATTGTTCTCTGCAAGTAGTTAATCcatacaaaccaaccaaaaatgtTCTGAAAACAGAAATTTTTCAGTAAAAATTATCGTTTTTCTTTCAAGTAGACTATCTTTTTAATTTTACaaaattatatacatgtatacttcACACCTGTGGACCAGActgaaaaagagaatgagaagggaGATCACCCTTTTCTAGCCTGGTGAAGTTGCAAAATAAATTCTTATATCAGCTGCAATCACAATACCCCAACTTGACTAGTTTCAAGTCAGATATTTTTACTGTAGACTGTCTTGTACATTTCTCATGTTAACATGGCATGCTCATCCCTGCAAAATAGTGGGAggaggttttgtttttcttgtgatgAAGTAGCCCCTTGTTTTCATGCATTTTCATGAACATTCTCCATTTTCCTTACTTGTAAATTGATCATTTTGGATGTAGATAACCGTTTTAGCCAACAGAGGCGTTTGATAAGATGTGCAGGTCTTTGATGGCCATGAGTATATTGATTGTGAAGGTCTGTGATGGTATtgtgtgaaaaataaaacaaactctaGTAAACAAAGCGTAACTAACCTACCACAACGCTCTTAAGCCTTTTAATTCCCAGGGGAATATAAGACATTAGCAACATTCCTCCAACAATCAGTGCAAGGTTCTGGGAGATTCTCTTCAGCTGTGAGCATACCATCCAAGCTGTATACACCTCTGCATATACTATAACTGCAGTGTAAATAAGGTTCAAGACACATGagtaataccccccacccccatccttatTTATTCCTTTCCATCTCAGTACACACGATGCAATTAACActgttgctgcacacacacatacaaacactcgcTTTGTACACAATCATcagaaacaccttttttttcacttcagcCTTTTATTATTCGCACAATACTGCAGTCATGAAAACATCGCGGATTTGAGGACCATGATATTCAGGACATCTAAATGCTCATGTATATTTCAAAAATGCCAAAGGCTGATAAATAATGAAACACTGCTCTTTGCTGTCAACAGCAAAATACAAAGGTTGCACATGTGAAAAAGTGGTCCACAATTTGTTCTAGTTCATAGGCAGACACTTGATTGGTGGATACTGGACCAAGATTGTTGACTTCAGTTTCTGAAGCAGTTACATATCTAATTGAAACAACTGAAGGAGCAGAGTGATCAACAATGTTGGTCTGGGGTCAGGATCTAAGACATACAACCAAAGGTGTGGAACAGAACCAAAGTCTGGTGCTGGAATGACGAACTGCACGCTAGTACATAAACTGAAGCTGGTGCATACTAAGGATGTGATGACCAGATCTTTACTCATATACCCAAGGTTTGACAGTGGAATCATAGTCGATCACCTCGCCTTCAGTAAACCACAGACCGATTTCCTTCTTGGCACTTTCCACACTGTCACTTCCGTGGCATATGTTGCTggaaaaacacagaaacagttTGTTAAACTTTCAGAATGGAGAAGTACAGGACTATCCAAAATGGGCAATGAAAATCACTTACATTATTGTTAAATACTTCCATAATTTAGTCGGTCTATTCATCGTGAGATTATTTGAAATTCTTTCAATTGTTCAGCTTAACTGTCAGAAAAATTCTTAAATAGCTCAGAAACACATTGCATGATGACTGAACAAGAATAACTGTGCAACTGTTGTCCTATCACTTGGCACAACAAAGAGTAGCTTGGTGTGCAAATAATGAAATTAAACAAGGGCAGTGTGGACATCCAGTATAAATAGGTGCATTCACAAACACCACTGCACGAcagttttcttgtttgtgttttgtcgtTGTTCTTTCCTTTTGCTGAAAAGGGTTAATTCCACTttcaacaatagaaaaaaaattttaCAACAGCTTGACACATCTGCACACATACAAGTTTCATGATTTTTCCAGTGCAATTACCACTTGTATCAAAGGAGGAtcagtgttctttcttttcaattcTGAACTCATTTTTATTCTCACAAATCCCCACTTAGCTATTCTGTGATAAGCTAGTATATCCATGGACTGACTTTTATTTTCGGTCTCAGGGGTTTCTGCTGGGTTGAAAAAATGATTCCTAAATCAACTGATCAATTCTGCAGTTTCAAGTatcctgtatgtgtgtttgaacatACATCTACTCAACTGTCGTTAAGTTTatttaatcactttttttttcttttacctgtaAAACACCAAAGACCAACATAAGAAATCCAGATGAAATGCATGACATTTTGAGTGCTGCCTTTTGCCCATTACATGAATCGTCATCTGCTATGCAAATGAGAACTgtgagaaaaaacgaaaaaaacatgaCATGTATACAGTATTTCTGAGAAATTGGACACAAAAATAAGTTCTTAAATATCTGATCTTGTTTATCAGAAaaattttcttttcagtttataaAAGCATGGCCAATCTGTTGACAGCTCTGCTCTTATTTTTGGAACTTACTCTTTAGTGTCATATGTTTAACAATTTCTGTGACTTTCCCCATCCCCCATACAAGACTCCTGTGAGTGAGGTTCCCCTGGAGGTCATATACTTAccttttaaagttaaaaaaaaaaaaaaaaaaaatcattaaaaagatTGCGACATCCCATGTGTAATAACATGCATGCGCAGGAAGGGAAGTGGGAGGCAGAGATGGGCTGAAGAGGGAGtggtgagaaaggagagaggaaaaggaataGTTTCTTCACATTTAGGTCTCTGCCAAGTGAAGGGGTTCATGTGAACATAATACACTGCAATGAAACATAAGCAAACCAGCACAAACATATATAACAAAGCATAAATTATTCATTTGCAAAGTAGTGATTTCTCCATGTTTAAACTCGTTATACAAAAACCAAGGAAAAATCATGCATCTCATTTCTATTGCTTGGTAACATTAACACTTAATAGAGAGCAATGTTTGTAGTATTTAGCTTTAATAACCATTTCACATTATATATTTCttagcactgggcaacaaagaacaaaatgtaccTAATTTTCTTGGGTTGTATGACACAAAGGACAAGTCAAATCATTCACACTGAAAGTTCTGTATCTAGACTAGAGTGATAATCTTGAATCAGTTGATCTTGGTAAACATTTCAAATGCTGCTCTACATCTAACAATAGTTAAGGTTTTAAAATAAACTGGTACATTTGAGAAAGTTCTGTACACATATCAAATCTATTACTAGCATGAATGCAATTATACAATGTTTGCCATCTACCACTGATGAGCCTTTGGCAGAAAACGGTTAAAATCACAAAAACTTCCAATACCCTgctccatccacacaaagccaaatccataaaAAAACAGATGAACCTTTGTTGCCTAATTTTTACTTCCCTTGCTATCTGAATCATGCAACATTTATAAGCCTTTAGGGTATTATCTTCTGTTTGCAGAAGTTTAAGCTCACAAAAAAGTTCACAAAAGTTTGTATTGGTGAGTGATTTGTTTCACTGTAAATAAGATCATTCGGTGTTCACAATCTACTAGAAATTTCTTAAAAGCTAACAAATGAACTCATTCACAAAGATAACCAGAATTATCTAGCCCCCTAACTACcagagaagagaggaacagaacTCAGTCAAAACTGAAAGCTCTTACCGTCCCACATCGATGCAGAAGTCTCCGCGGATGGTGCCAGGGGCAGACGCGAGAGGGTTGGTGGCCCCAAGCATCATGCGCCCCATTTTAACCACCTCTTTGCCTTCCCATACCTGTCATAACACAAATGTGTCGATCACCACAACTATACAATCGaagaacaacttttttttgttaacTGAGGGTAGCGAAATAAGTATGCACATGCTTTTcctaacatccagccctcagggcaaagtaACCAAAAGGCAGACGAGATAGAATTGcagtcggggtgtgtgtgtgtgtgtgtgtgtgtgtgtgtgtgtgtgtgtgtgtgtgtgtgtgtgtgtgtgtgtgtgcgtgcatgtaaatTCAATTTTattcagagggagagacagacatacagacagcaatggggaggagagagacactgacagtcatGAGATCGAGTTTGGGTTGATTTCATGATAGTACTGCAAGCCTGCGTGTGAAGTGAAGATTTTTTGCATGGCTTGGCCATAAGTGGTGGGGCAGGCGTAATACTATTACTATGGGTTGATCTGAACTCAATTTGTGGAGAAAAGCTCGTGGTACAAACGAGGTGATTATCTGTTTACGAATTGATGCATTTTGAAAAGCACCACCATTTTTCATTCCACTCTGGGTGCACGGTTGTGtaggtcacaggagtgacctgatGGATAAACAGACCTTGGGGTCAAGGGACACTTAACATCCTCAGAGAGAATTAAAGTTCTGAATATTGGGACCGTCAAGCTATTGGAAAGCTTGCACTGAAGAAGTGGATTCTCAGCGCATGTTTTGGAATTAAATCATTCTACCTAGAAGATGCCTCCAGATGGGAAACGATTTGAATTTCGTATGTGAAGATTTATGAACATCATGTAAGCCTAATCTGAAGGCGTGAGAGAGAATGATACGTTAACATTTGGTCTCGCTGTAGTGAACTATTGATATGATTTATCCCCTGATGGAAAATGTGggcatgtttgtttatttttctttgatcTGTGTAAGATAAGAAGGGAATGTCTTTAGTTTGTTCTGTGGTTTATCCCTGGGTTGGAGTGAAGTCAGAATACGAGCACTGTGTGCAAGTCTGTCGTGTGAGCTTACCTTTGAGTGAACATGGCAGTGTGACAGTGGTAACCCCATCTGAGAACTGTAAAGAGTTGCATTTCAAGAACTTGAATTTCCATTTGTCATCCTTACCCTAGAGCTGTTAGCTTCAACTTTCCCTTGCTCAAGAACTGAAGTAATGGAACATGGTGTTGGAGACTTGCTCTTCCCCTCCAAATAGTGTTGATTTCTTTTGTCACTTTTTTTGTTCATACTCAGTCATAGGCAGGAATGTTTTTCCCTAATTTCTTCTTTAACATTTCCATTCTTCCCCATCTTAAATACATTTCTGTGAGTCCTGTCTCCAGATTTATGGGTAGCAGTTGCCATTAGGGTGCCAATAGAGGGCTTGTTTCTTAACATTAATCTAGCTTGGTAGTTCCTTACTTAGTTCTTTTTCCCCACTTTATAAACTCTCAGTCCCTTACAATGAAGTCCCTATCATGTATTTCTTCAATTTCTTTTGTGGTCTGTAAATGTCTCTTTCTATTAATAGTCtctcaaagttgtgtgtgtgtgtgtgtgtgtgtgtgcacgcgcgtgcgcacacgcgcgcataaaATTTCCATCTGCAACAGAGGTGAGCATTGTTTAAAGGTAAACTTTTAATACTAGTGTTAACATTCTTCTTGAAGTTTACATTTAATTTCAAAATGATTTATACCAAATATTTCCTTGTGCCGAGTACAATGCCTCTCTTAAAAATATCTTTCACTTTTAGATTTGACACCATCAAAGGTAACTCAACGCAATGTCCTGGTTTTAACTCTCTGAACCATGTACCCAAGCACTGTTCGGGTGTTTTATATTTCATTTAAgcagtttccatgttcctacatgtGAATAAAACATCAGCAAAGGAAAATGACTTCTACAGCATTTCCAACTGAGTTCACACATGCGTGTCAATTTGGAGGagaaaaaactcagttaacttcaTATATCTTCTGGCTTTTTCTGCGTCTGTGTGGCAGGGAATCCTGCCGATGCCTAAAATTCCCCAAGTGTGAAAGGATTAAAACTGGACCATGAagacattactgttgttgttgttactattaagACACTTACCATGGCAAAGATGGGTCCAGAATTCATGTACGTCACCAGGCCGGCAAAAAAGGGCTTGCTGGACAGGTCAGCATAGTGCTGCTCCAGGTGTTGTTTCCCAGGCtggagacagatttttttttcttttcaaaacagaCATGTTTATCTGACATCCCAATGACAACCAAACTTTGACTACTATTGTACTAATTCAATGGTTTTACatctaggggggaaaaaaagcatatatCTGATCAGTTTGGCCACCAAATCGATGATTTTAGTTGCAGTGAGAAAAAAATCAGCTCATCTTAtcaaaataagcacacacacaccctagagaAACttaaatattaaaaagaaaacatgctGATCAAACGACAATTCCTCTGCATGACCATGTCAATCGTGATTTCTGTATCAAAGGCCAAGGTAGCCATGGCAACAGTTTCATTTTGCCTTCCTGTTTCGGAAAGCAGGAATCAATGGATGAGGTCTGCTGTATTGACCAAGTCATTAGCTGATTGTTCTGCCTAGCCAAGAAAGCTCTGCACGACATGATTGTCACGATCATAATGTTGGTGCTGCCAAATGGCAAGTCAGAGGATGTCTTAAAGTTGGATTATGATCACAGCTctggatttttctttttgttttaatatcTGCAGACAAAGTAATTGACTGAAGTCCTTTTGATCACAAGGCATTACAGACATGTTTCACAATCGTATCCTACATCATATAGGTCAGATCAATTACTGGTGCTCAGAACAGAGCCTTGCTGACCACTATGGCCATCTCAATGCTATCACCATGTTAGCATTTACTTTAATTACATCAAAtgaaaaaagtacaataaaaactgatCACtgcttcaaactttccactcaaaaagtttaaaaacttccagagtttaaaacattcaaatctgatacaaaaatgttcacttctttcaggAAGTCCATTAACGCCCACAGTGCAAGATAATAAGCAGCATGCACTGCAAGATTATAAACAGCTGAGCAcccacttagcgcactgaaaaagaacccatgacaataagtgttgtcctctggcaaaattctgcagcagAAGACCACTCTGATACCTACAGAAATAaacatgcaagcactcaaggcatGACCGGCAcgttcaggcatctgcccagcagatgtgaagCGTATGGATTCGTCCGATTCAGCAAATGCAATGAAACCTCTTTCAGAAACTGTTATAAATAACATCAGAAGAAATATTTTGGGTAACAAAACACATTATCTGCAATGAAATATCTCACATAACATCAAATCAGTATAACTGATTTAATCTAACTTAtaaaaagactgtgtgtgtgtatgcatgtgcatgtgtgcatgtcatgaatgtgtgtgtatgtgaccttGGCCTGGATGTCAGCATGGATGGGTAGTTTCAGCTGACACTGTGAATGACTTTACAAATAGTGACATAGTACCCGGATTGGGCAGACTTACATTTCAGTGTGTGCATAAATTTATATGTACTTGTGTGATTTTAAAATTTGACTTAAGTTTGTTTTCTCTTAGGTTTAACACTGTTCTTAAATTGTGAACAGTCGAAAACCAGCTGACCTCCAGAAGAACATACCTACCTATTTAACTACTGTGACTTTTCTGACAGTGAGCTATTACATTACAGTCAAACCCCCAAAAAATCCCAAAGTAAAATATTAACATACACATAACACTGTTAAGTTTCACTTACTGTAGTAGTTCAATACTCTTCAGTCTGTTGGGGGTATTAATAATTTTTATTGTGAGGGTCTAGGCAGTCTGAGTCTGTTTAAATTTTGCTCTAATAACTTTTGGTTTTgatgtgttttggggggggggggtttaatgtAAGTtcactttctcagtttctgtatcactcactcagtcactgttatTTACTGATTTAGTACTACCACGCTCAATGAGAAAATCAAAAATACTTTTTCAGGTGGAGGGGGTTTGCCTAGCGGATGAGAAAGAACAGagactggggggcgggggggggagggaggggtcgaTTTCCTGTGgcattaattttgaaaatgaccacCGATTTTGTGGTGAACGTCGAATGATCCCTACTTTGATGAATCAAACCTAAACTAGATCTATTACTTAAATCTTTGTCATACTACACACTGTTTTTCGGCAATCAAAGTGTCCTGCCGATTCAAACCAAGGTCACAGACTAAACGTCTGGTTCAGAAGGTGCAAGAAATTGTCCTCCTATGACACATCAGTCCACACAGGAGAACGGACCGAGGCAAAATACGCGGAAATTTCTCAAGTGTCCTGAGAAGGAACAAACAGGTatatcacaaacaaaaacagacatgtTCTAATCAATGGCAAACTGACAATGTTTACCAAGGCTGCCATCAGTGGAAAACAGTTATCACAAAGATAGTCATTTGCAAATCATCGATTCGACAGCACTGCCACGCGGTTTTTCGGACTGGCAAAAATGACAGATTTAACCTGTCCAATGCTTACCGTGCACAATTTAGCGGCCACAAGCTTGTAGCCCCGCTGCTCAAATCTTTTCGTGATCTCACCAACAAGACCTCGCTGCACGCCATCAGGCTTGACAGCGATGAAAGTACGTTCTTTACAAGGGTCCGACATTTTTGTAAACGCTGACAAGATAGTAAGAAGCGTGGCAACCATGCGGTCTGGGAAGAAGTGACGAGAGAAGGACCGGCTCGCGCAGTGATCACGTGGTCTATCTGATGCCACTTCGTCGGCATACGGAAATATGCGAGAATTATCGAGACAGAAACAAGATGTTTCACAAAAGCTCGTATTTGATCACAAGCACTGCTTTTTACAAGTATCGTGTACAGAAAATTTCAAGATTTTCAAAATATATACGGATAAAATGATAAGAAGGATGAAATAAAGACAAGTCAAATTGGAGAAGTAAAATTCTAAacaattattttatttgtttcctgtttttcgaagtcctcggtagtatagtggtcagtatccccgcctgtcacgcgggagaccggggttcaattccccgccggggagggtttttttgtttgttttgttttttcttttcttcttcacagaTTAAATGAAAGATTTTTCCACACCATTATTCATTGTGTAATTTAGTGGACTTGTGTAGTATCAGTaacagtagaatagaatagaatgtctttattaccaagtgtaccggtatataacaagataagaacataaatcgaaaatcatacactggCACAACGAACACAGAtatagtagaaattaggatacatacaagtgcatatcaatataaaaatttgtgcatactcacacacacacacacacacacactacacacacacacgtttgaacaaaagctgcatattacactgatatgtggatggggctgatgactagatctttcggtagatggttgttggttgcacaattctatttatcacactggatttgttcgagagacagggcattgattgctttgggggaaaagctattggcgaagcgattggttttcgtccttctgTATCGGCGTCGAcgcagaggggagcatctcgaaaatcccaaaagctgaatgtgattcgtcctgactgattgattttgcttttttgagtagccgcttataatatatgtcttctagagaaggtagatcagtcccggtaatcttggtgacagtttttacgattctgttaagggctgaaacttctgccttggaaatgtttctgtaccaaacagtaatagtgaaggttagcacactttcaatgactgctcggtagaaatcaaccatgatttcttttttaattccgaacttttttaggcgccgaagaaagtacaggcgctgctATGCTTTCTTAAcagttttttttccgtatttttctcccattttaaATCGTTGGAAATCAGTCCGGGAAATTTAAAcggtcgctgatgatctctacttgcttccaatgtcttcaatgacaagcggtaaggggtcagatctggtcttcctgaaatctagaatttattctttggtttttgatacgttgagttctaagttgttttgatcacaccagctgagaagttcatgtacttcttccctatattttgactcatcactgttcgtaatcagtccttttagagtagtatcgtcggcggcagacttgaccatggtgttgcattcattttgagttgcacagtcatgtgtgaatagtgagtagaacagcggggatagaacacatccctgtggggtgcctatgttgagaatacatATGGAGGAAgcgaggtcaccaactttaacaacttgcggtctgcatcttagaaattTAGGATctatgcacaaattgattcaggcagcaagAGGTATTTCAGTTTAAAACATATTTTTGATGGCACTATTATGTTGAACGctagagctgtagtcaatgaaaaggatcctggcatagctgttaggattttcgagatgtctgaggacgtggtagagacctatgctaatggcatcttcaactgatctgttagctctataggcgaactgaaagggatcaaaagatggaggaatgcaggtttttaggaattgtagaatcaagcgttcaaatgttttcattacgactgatgttaaggctatggggcgataatcattaagacaactaggctgtaatttttgtggactattctatcatcagtttcacgaaaagctctctctttttcctttagtttctgcctaacagccccgttacaccaaattttgttgtttgaaaatattttgacatttttttgatggaatgcaacactttcacagaatgaaatatgatcacacactgtgtcggtatattcatttaagtccccggcagagtctttaaaaacatGTCTGTACATTggaaacagtcctgcaaggtctctaaagcaggggccgaccattgtttcacagttttcacgactggtttttcagctttcagtttttgtttgcagACCGGCACCAGAAAAATCATGCTGTGGTCGGACTGTCCCAAAGGCGCACTGCGGATCGAGTGGTACGCCTTCTTCATGGAAGTGTAGCAGTTGTCGAGAgtcttgtcaccacgtgttggacagtccacttgctggCACAGCTTTGGCATTTCTTTCTTGAGACTGGCTTTGTTGAAATCACCAGCAACAATGACGGTGGAGTCGGGCCAACTGTTCTCGCACTTGCTAATCATGTGTGAACTATAAATCGTCACTTCAGACGAAGATACGCCGCCAGTGTCATGTCTGGGTCACTGTACAGAAGATCCCGAAATAATCCACAAGTTATAATAATGGAGTGAGCAAGGAATGGTGTGCTCATAACAATGGTGGATGCAAAGTAAGATTCCATCAGCTGTCAAGGAATCACTTCATAGCATAGTTCAGGATATCATAGTTTGGGAACAAGCACTGGTATAGCAGGCTATCAATAATAATATGGCAAAAGTATTAGAAATACAACTTACCAAATACAGTTTTATGTTGGAAAATGCAGAAGAAACTGAATATTTTGTAGCCAACAGCTTAACTGTGTGAACAGAAATGGTGTTTGTATTACATTCcctgtttggttaaatatacaaaccatgtcaaactggtgcaaactaggcctatcaatTGCCCTCTTGGTCACTTTTGCGATATTAGTTTGATATGGTACAGTACGTGACACCAAAGAATAAATTCAACTATCCATTGCAGGCTAAAACAGAGTTTCACTGTAAACAATCAGCCAGATCATAACTGTCCCTGGccacgttatcatcatcatcgtggtcatcatcatcatcatcaccacaatagTTTCTGGTCGTATAGTATTATCGTATTCTCTAGTTTACAGTtttcatttgggccaacagcaaagtgagagctgtattatcaagggtttctccagtcaatgggaaatcattcacagcttataatcttttgtgaaggactatgactctcaaactaggaggcaaaaatgcactggctcttagtgctgcagccttgtgggctagttggcctttgggaaccatcccgacgccgactgtcctaaaaccctcctggccgagagagtggggatgtaacttgggcaagacactctccactataatcaaattctagcccaaatagtcggaacagcagttgcctcctctgctattctgatggtcatagtcggacacgactgatatATATTCTCGAGTTCTTGTGTGCCATCAATTGTTCAGTCTGCAGCAGGGGTATGGGATATTTATGACGCGAATATCACTGTCTGCCAGCTCTTGCCGAGGAGATGTCGTACTACAGCAGGTAGGTATGGAtcaccgaaaaaagaaaaaagaaatgcttcGGTGTTCATTTCGATATGTGGGTTGAAaacttgtgtatgtatgcaagGTAAGGGGGTAGATTTGTCtgggttttgttcgtttgtttgtttgttttgttattgttgttgtttgctgctgctgctgttgctgctcagTTGAaggaaatcagcaacaacaacaaatgcctCGCTTCGACGTGATACGTGTTTTCTTTGTAAGCAGCgttttcttcagaaaaaaagacatttgCAATCAAGAGTGGCTGAATTTCGATTGCCATTGGGACGTCCTTGGTGACGAACAATCTCCATTCTTGGCCACCTCATTTGGTTACCACCTCTCACACTTCAGCAGCATTGTTTCTCGTTCAGCTGTCAGctttgttgtcgatgttgatgCCAACAAAGATACATTATTATTTGCTGTCCATCCTTGCAGCTGCGACACTGACCCTGTGGTGGCGGCGGCAACACTGACACGAACACTGGCCAAGAAGGGTGAGCAGGTGATAAATCAATCTGTCCGAATGTATGCAGTATACAACTGGGTACAAGCAAACCTGCAAAAGCGACAGCCAGTCCAGCCAGTGCATAAAATTGCTGATGGATTTCCGCCATTCCGGCTTTTCCACGGCCAGGAACCTGCAGATATATGCAGGGGATCCGAACAGAAAATGCACAACCAGGAGAAGGCCTATCTGCCTAGCTGCCAGAATTTCAATTCGTCCCGTGAATGTGACATTGCTTTTAATCAGAATATCTGGCAGCGTGGACTTGATTCTGGGGTGAGTAGACCAATTCTCCACCAACTGGTAGGAACATTCTGCAGCAGACCTGCTGCCGTAATGACAGGTGACCATGGAGCCAGTCGGATGCCCGACCCGGCGGTTTTCAGAGGCATAAATGCTGCCCTTAGAAGACTTGTCCACGTTGCATCTGTTTGAGGAACTAATAACCGTATTTGGGAGTTGTGATGGTGCTGCTGTCTGGCTCGCAGTCTCCATTCGTCCTTTCTTCTCCTGGGTACCTTCAGCCACTTCTGTCTGGTCAGGGTCTTCCGTCTTGTCGCAGATGTCGAGCTCTGTTGGTGTCGGAGTAACTTGGATGGATTTAGGCTGATCCAAGCGGTCAGACTTGAGCCTTTCAACCTTAGTGAACTGCTTGGAAGGGGTTATCTTACTAATACTATAAGCGGCACTATCCCTGGCGTGCAGTTGCATATGTGA includes:
- the LOC143298876 gene encoding uncharacterized protein LOC143298876, producing the protein MVATLLTILSAFTKMSDPCKERTFIAVKPDGVQRGLVGEITKRFEQRGYKLVAAKLCTPGKQHLEQHYADLSSKPFFAGLVTYMNSGPIFAMVWEGKEVVKMGRMMLGATNPLASAPGTIRGDFCIDVGRNICHGSDSVESAKKEIGLWFTEGEVIDYDSTVKPWVYE